The following proteins are encoded in a genomic region of Musa acuminata AAA Group cultivar baxijiao chromosome BXJ2-11, Cavendish_Baxijiao_AAA, whole genome shotgun sequence:
- the LOC135627387 gene encoding nicotianamine synthase 3-like produces MTSFAMGKQEEMLVRRITEIYECVSKLPALSPSKEVNELLTELVNICIPVIAIDVSKLSSEVQAMRSELIMLCGEAEGLMESHYSDLLASYDNPLDHLSLFPYHSNYLKLSLLEYTLLMRHVPSPPGRVAFVGSGPLPLTSVVLAKQHMPAAEFHNYDLDPTANDRACRLLRGDPDMAARMAFHTADVLSVTHELRGFDVVFLAALVGIGHDEKVRVIEHLARHMAPGAILVVRSAHSARAFLYPVVEPADLRGFEVLSIHHPGDQVINSVIVSRKPQGGHAPGAAAVMRPCKCCEMMQGFHHFGHGSMMEEVALEELPS; encoded by the coding sequence ATGACTAGCTTTGCCATGGGGAAGCAAGAAGAGATGCTTGTCCGAAGGATAACTGAGATCTACGAGTGCGTCTCAAAGCTTCCCGCACTGAGCCCATCCAAGGAAGTGAACGAGCTCTTGACCGAGTTGGTCAACATCTGCATCCCTGTGATCGCCATAGATGTGTCCAAGCTGAGCTCCGAGGTGCAGGCGATGAGGTCCGAGCTCATTATGCTCTGTGGAGAGGCGGAGGGCCTCATGGAGAGccactactctgatctgctggcTTCCTACGACAACCCTCTCGACCATTTGAGCCTCTTCCCTTACCACTCCAACTATCTCAAGCTCAGCCTTTTGGAGTACACCCTACTGATGAGGCACGTGCCGAGCCCGCCGGGCAGGGTGGCGTTCGTCGGCTCCGGCCCTCTGCCACTGACCTCGGTCGTGCTGGCCAAGCAGCACATGCCGGCGGCGGAGTTCCACAACTACGATCTCGACCCGACCGCCAACGATCGGGCCTGCCGGCTGTTGCGCGGCGACCCCGACATGGCGGCCCGCATGGCGTTCCACACGGCGGACGTGCTCAGCGTGACCCACGAACTGAGGGGGTTCGACGTGGTGTTCCTGGCGGCGCTGGTGGGGATCGGCCACGACGAGAAGGTCCGGGTGATCGAGCACCTCGCGCGCCACATGGCCCCGGGCGCCATCCTGGTGGTGCGGAGCGCCCACAGCGCCAGGGCCTTCCTGTACCCGGTGGTGGAGCCGGCAGACCTGAGAGGGTTCGAGGTGCTGTCGATTCACCACCCCGGCGACCAGGTCATCAACTCGGTGATCGTGTCCAGGAAGCCGCAGGGCGGCCACGCCCCTGGTGCTGCAGCCGTGATGAGGCCGTGCAAGTGCTGTGAGATGATGCAGGGCTTCCATCACTTCGGCCATGGAAGCATGATGGAGGAGGTTGCACTGGAAGAGCTCCCCTCCTAA